The region CAATCTGGGAAAGATGGTGAACCGTTGCACATATTCTCTCTTCAATGTATCCATGTCTGTTTTTCCTTATTAATCCATAGCGGCTATCCGGCGCCGGTTTACTTATGTATGAATTAGCTGATTCACACCGTCAACGCGACCAGGGCATCTTACTTGAACCTTTCACGACTGTGTTTACGGCGCCTCTTGAACCGCTCCCGGAATGAACGGGGGATCCAGAACAGGGTGTGCAGTCCGAAAAAGGCAAAGGTGCCGACCAGGAGTCCGGTCATGGCCCAGAAGGTATAGAAGAGATATGGATATTTGCTCCGGTCATGATGGGTTGCATGGGTCAGGTAGCCGGTAAACTTCCGGTTCGAACCAGGATGACATTTCTTGCAGGTCTCGACCACATTGTTCCGATGCAGCCGGGACTTGGTGTAATAGGTCGGCAAAATGTCGTGTGAGCCGTGGCAGTCCGAGCATTTGGCCGTCTTCTCGCCGCCGGACAGGAGCGATACCTTGCCGTGATAGGTGTCAAAGTAGGTCTCGCTTTCATGTTTATGACAGGTGCCGCACTCCTCCAGGATAAGGGTGCGGAAGGAGGCCACGTCCACCCTCCTGATGGTATGGGAAGTATGGCAGTCGATGCAGACCGGCAGTTTCTTGTCAGTGTTGGAAACATCCGGGCTGTGGATCGATTTTTTAAACTTCTGGGCAATGCCCAGATGGCAATGACCGCAGGTGTCAACAATATTCTTCCGGTTAACGCTGGAATCCGGGTCGCTGATCGGCAGCACGCTGTGGGCGGTATGACAGTTGGTGCAGGTGGCTGAGACCATCAACCCGGACTCTGACAGCCCCTTGCCGTGGATACTCATCTTGTAATGTTTGATAATATCGTGCTCAGGCCCCTTGTACCTGATCGCGGCCTTTTCGCCCTCGCGGTGACACCGGGCGCACAGATCCGGAACATTCCTGGCAAAAACAGGTGAGTCGACCACATTCTTCGCCATGATGTTATGCTGGCCGTGACAATCGGTACAGGTCGGCGCGTTGGGATTGTTCTTGGCGGCCAGCATCCCGTGGGTGCTCTTCTTATAGAGCTGGACCTGGTCGGCATGGCAGATGGAGCAATCCACCCGGCCGGAATTGCGGCAGACCGGGTTGTTGTTGTGATCGACATTGACGTGGCACTTGACACAGGCGATCTTCTTCTTCTGGTGGATGGAGTGGCGGAAATCATCCACATCAACGAACAGGCTGCGCTCGGAACCGTCCGCGCGCAGTTCCTTCAGATCAGGATTGGCATGGCAGCGCATACAGAACTTATCATTCAGACTGTCTTCGTAGAGTACCCGCCGGGCCTTATGCGGTCCGTGACACTCCACGCAGGCCGGCACCTTGTCCGGTTCCTTTTCCCACAGCTCGCCGCGGACGATCTTGACATGGGCGGCCTCGATGTTGGCATGACACTTCATGCAGGTCTTGACCACATTCTGACGGCTGATGGTGGAGTTGGGATCGGTGTGGGGCAGCACG is a window of Desulfobacterales bacterium DNA encoding:
- a CDS encoding cytochrome c3 family protein → MDVTRKKLSAGKGVFVLILSCVLWGGASSALAMTDADCLDCHGDQEFTTEKDGKEISLFVDESRFEESVHADEGCVSCHEEADVPEGRDHPFPMKRVDCGNCHDAVAAVYANSLHGRAVASNDPFAPYCSSCHGTHNILPSTEKRSKTFIMNIPFMCGSCHKEGTAMTKTHDIPKHNILEHYSMSIHGEGLLRKGLTVTAVCTSCHTSHNVLPHTDPNSTISRQNVVKTCMKCHANIEAAHVKIVRGELWEKEPDKVPACVECHGPHKARRVLYEDSLNDKFCMRCHANPDLKELRADGSERSLFVDVDDFRHSIHQKKKIACVKCHVNVDHNNNPVCRNSGRVDCSICHADQVQLYKKSTHGMLAAKNNPNAPTCTDCHGQHNIMAKNVVDSPVFARNVPDLCARCHREGEKAAIRYKGPEHDIIKHYKMSIHGKGLSESGLMVSATCTNCHTAHSVLPISDPDSSVNRKNIVDTCGHCHLGIAQKFKKSIHSPDVSNTDKKLPVCIDCHTSHTIRRVDVASFRTLILEECGTCHKHESETYFDTYHGKVSLLSGGEKTAKCSDCHGSHDILPTYYTKSRLHRNNVVETCKKCHPGSNRKFTGYLTHATHHDRSKYPYLFYTFWAMTGLLVGTFAFFGLHTLFWIPRSFRERFKRRRKHSRERFK